One Ignavibacterium sp. DNA segment encodes these proteins:
- a CDS encoding glycosyltransferase family 2 protein produces MNFSIIIVNYNLSKEISICLDSIYKNLNTTDFEIIIFDNNSDETSLDLIKRKVQSINSKNITLILNDKNIGFGQACNQAVLKASGKILFFLNPDTLVLENLFYSIQSEFGKEVFSDHVVGLNVHKHFAIDNSAGLFPNLFLETCNIVSLGRIIEAFYIKVLTYLNGRKKIKVDWVMGAAFFIPKELFVNIGGFDSDYFLYFEELDLFKRIKDKGYDVYYFPTNNVLHDGSVSTKKNYYFFTKLFYKGKLIFLQKHSSTKKFTIFKFLLQIHFIFQVILWNLLKSKFPDKANGKLKAFKELRMFVSDPINISNSST; encoded by the coding sequence ATGAATTTTTCAATTATAATAGTAAACTATAATTTATCCAAAGAAATAAGTATTTGTCTTGATAGTATTTATAAAAATCTTAATACAACAGATTTTGAAATAATAATTTTTGATAATAACTCGGATGAAACATCGCTCGATTTAATAAAAAGAAAAGTTCAATCTATCAATTCTAAAAATATCACTTTAATCTTAAATGATAAAAATATTGGTTTTGGTCAAGCTTGTAATCAGGCTGTATTAAAGGCTAGTGGAAAAATTTTATTTTTTTTAAATCCTGACACATTGGTATTAGAAAATTTGTTTTATTCAATACAGAGTGAGTTTGGAAAAGAAGTATTTTCTGATCATGTAGTTGGATTAAATGTTCACAAACACTTTGCAATAGACAATTCAGCAGGGTTATTTCCTAATTTGTTCTTAGAAACATGCAATATTGTTTCGCTGGGCAGAATAATTGAAGCTTTTTATATAAAAGTTTTGACTTATCTTAATGGTAGAAAAAAAATAAAAGTTGATTGGGTAATGGGCGCTGCATTTTTTATTCCTAAAGAATTATTTGTAAATATTGGCGGGTTTGATTCTGATTATTTTTTATATTTTGAAGAGCTTGACTTATTTAAGAGAATAAAGGATAAAGGTTATGATGTGTATTACTTCCCAACAAATAATGTTTTACACGATGGAAGTGTAAGCACGAAGAAAAATTATTATTTTTTTACAAAGCTCTTTTATAAAGGCAAGTTAATATTCCTACAAAAACATTCGTCAACAAAAAAGTTCACTATATTTAAATTCCTTTTACAAATTCATTTTATATTTCAAGTTATTCTTTGGAATTTATTAAAGAGTAAGTTTCCTGATAAAGCAAATGGAAAATTAAAGGCTTTTAAGGAGTTAAGGATGTTTGTAAGTGATCCAATTAATATTTCAAATAGCTCTACTTAA
- a CDS encoding glycosyltransferase family 1 protein has product MKIAVNLLPFREKIAGAGKYAKKIVEYLAQLDKINEYYLFISEKGKINFDNLPKNFQFVLAGFNPENVFCRIFWEQFVFPYRLKKLMPDIVFTPSVAVPIFYKGNFFTTIHDLAYKFNEFKYSRTRRTYIKFITNLAVIKSKVIFTVSNFSKGQIEKEFNLENKKVIVTYNGVSEAFFYDVNRSIIDEFRKKYQLPEKFLLYVGAIEPGKNLSKLFRMLKNLQDRNNDLKTLVLTSGIGWDTNSLNELIVELDLEKNIIKLPYLKEEEMPILYKSASVLLYLSEYEGFGIPVLEAMAAGTPIVTSKSEAILEFSKEAVYSVNPEDVNSIVKTLDLIQKDPEMKQCKIKKGKEIASNYSWLNSSKLIYEEFLKSYS; this is encoded by the coding sequence ATGAAAATAGCAGTAAACTTACTTCCTTTTCGTGAAAAGATAGCAGGTGCCGGCAAGTATGCTAAAAAAATTGTTGAATATCTTGCACAGCTAGATAAAATTAATGAGTATTATTTATTTATATCCGAAAAAGGTAAGATTAACTTTGATAACCTACCTAAAAATTTTCAATTTGTCCTTGCTGGTTTTAACCCGGAGAATGTTTTTTGCAGAATCTTTTGGGAACAGTTTGTTTTCCCTTATAGGCTTAAAAAGCTAATGCCAGATATTGTTTTTACTCCTTCGGTTGCTGTCCCAATTTTTTACAAAGGTAATTTTTTTACAACAATCCACGATCTTGCATATAAGTTTAATGAGTTTAAATATTCTAGAACTCGAAGAACCTATATCAAATTCATAACAAATTTGGCTGTCATTAAATCGAAAGTGATATTTACAGTTTCTAATTTTTCAAAAGGACAAATTGAAAAAGAATTCAATTTAGAAAACAAAAAAGTCATCGTTACTTATAACGGTGTTAGTGAGGCTTTTTTTTATGATGTTAATAGGAGTATAATAGATGAGTTTAGAAAGAAATATCAATTGCCTGAAAAATTTTTATTATATGTTGGTGCAATAGAACCGGGCAAGAACCTAAGTAAATTATTTAGGATGTTAAAAAATTTACAAGATCGTAATAATGATTTAAAAACTCTTGTGCTTACATCAGGTATCGGTTGGGATACCAATAGCCTTAACGAACTGATTGTTGAATTAGATTTAGAAAAAAACATTATAAAACTTCCATATCTTAAAGAAGAAGAAATGCCAATACTCTATAAGAGTGCATCTGTATTATTATATCTGTCAGAGTATGAAGGATTTGGGATTCCGGTTCTCGAAGCTATGGCAGCTGGCACACCAATAGTAACTTCAAAATCAGAAGCAATTTTAGAATTCTCCAAAGAGGCTGTTTATTCAGTTAATCCTGAGGATGTTAATTCTATTGTTAAAACATTAGATTTAATCCAAAAAGATCCAGAGATGAAACAGTGCAAGATAAAGAAGGGAAAAGAAATTGCGTCTAATTATAGTTGGTTAAATTCATCTAAGTTAATTTACGAAGAGTTCCTAAAAAGCTATTCTTGA